From the Drosophila willistoni isolate 14030-0811.24 chromosome 2L unlocalized genomic scaffold, UCI_dwil_1.1 Seg168, whole genome shotgun sequence genome, the window GTCCCCAGAACTATGCCATTGAGAGTGAGGAAATGATTATAACCAAATATCATTATAACTATCAAGTCATTATGAATTCAAACAAGACATTGGGCATTGCAGTTGCCGAAATACGTCCGGATCTATTGGAATTCCGTAAGACATGCCAACAATTGGATATGAAGGCGGAGACTCCGTTCATTATGGGCGATACCTTTCACAAGCCAATTCAGTTTTTTATCGATTTGGTTGAGGAACTTTTTAGCTTTTTTCATGCCGGATATTTGAAATTGGATTGTGTATTACGTCAAATGGATCCATTGGAGCTGAGCAGCGTGGAGACCTATCAAAAGTTGCTTGCTCCTTGCGAAGAATTCGAGGAGTATATGAAACACAATTTGAGCTATTGCCGTTGCCTATGCCTGCCACCGAAATGCAGGCACTTGTTGCCCAAGGCAAGGCTAACCGATCCTGTCGAGTATGCCAGACGGGCCAAGAAGAAACGTTGCGCCCATCGTTTGGTTCGCATCATGAAGAAAGGCATTGTCGAGGATGAAATTGATTTGCCAATTACGGGTAGTCACCTGAACCCCGGACTGGCCACCCAAATGGCACGCCATGAACAACTAATGTCCAATATATTTCTGGCATTCACACCCTCTCAAGCCAATCGTAGGACTCTTGCCTCACAGATTCCAGTTCAACAATAATCTGCTACAAATTGCATTCTTACGTGCAGGcaactaaatatatatgtatatgtgtataccAAAATGCTAATGATGTTATTCCGATTTGAGTTGCACGCAATCTTCAGGACCTTTTGCTCTTTCCGTTTCATTAACATTATTTTAACTAGCAATGGGTTGGGAATTGAAGGTACAACTAATGCAGCAGATTGACTTGCACGATTAACCGCTAACCTTTGTACTTACTTCGCCGACGAAAGAACGTTATGTAATCGATTTTAAAACGATGGCAAATTTGCAATTACACATGCAACACTCTGTAGGTCGTCATCTGAGTGcggtttttgctgttgcttttccAATACTTTTGACAATTGACATGctaagatttatatatattccaTTGCGACTTATGTGATTACTCTTGAAGAAGTAGTTAGAGATGGGCTAGATCTTTTGCAGTCGCGGATCTTCGTCCTTACTTTAATAGGAGATTTGCCCATTTGGAATGGAGAAAACTTGTTCTTTTTTAAGAGAAAATCGTTTTTGGACATGGAAATTCGAATAGTTTTATAGGTTAAATCGAAATCTTGGTTAGGGAAGGGAAGGAAATTTTCTCGAATTTTATCCCGAGGATCCTTCAACAAGGTTTGGGATATTATGATAAGTGTTCCGCATAgattacttcttttttttgaagaCAATCCTAAGAGTATGGTTTGATATGTGACTGCctttaatgtatttttttatcCCAATGTGGGagtttttttaaacatttaggGAAGTAGATAGATGTAATAGATATATTTAGATATTCGATAATAGACGGGATAGTTGTTTTTTCAAGGTTTGTTAATAGTTctccaaaaaatattttacattttgtaGTATTTAAAAAAGTGAATGACGATACGCTTAAATGAGATCGTCAAGGAAAACACTTTCTTATAGGTTATGTAGAATTTAGGTAAACGACATAAAGGTAAAGGACTTTTCTGGCTTTCTCATGGCTGAATCGTTATATTTTTTCACAAATGCGTTAACGTACGTCAGTCAAAGATTACTATATTAAGAGAGTGACGACATACGTTAACATTTTCAATTAGATCGTCAAGAACAACATATTTTTTATAGGTTATATAGAATTTAGGTAAACGATATAAAGGTAAATGACTTTTCTGGGGTTCTCATGGCTGAGCTGGCTTTTTTTTCACAAATGAGTTAACCTAGGTCAGTCAAAGATTACTATATTCAACAacgtaatagaaaaaaaaaacattttaacagTCTtcggaaatatataaaaatagtttttatagGTTATGAAGAACGTTAGGTAAACGATTCTTTCTTTTAGGAAAAGAAATGTATATCAGTAGGGTTTAAAATGCTTAGTTTTTTAAATGTTCTGGAAATAATAAAAGATTTTTACCACTCTTAAGTTCTCAGAAAAATAGGTCAAATCGTTTTTTTTAGGTTATGTAGGCAAAGTTTCGTATACAATTCGCCATGTTTTTTTAAGTTCCATAGACAATAAATCGGGTCGTCGACAAATTTGACAAACCAAACATTGGGCCTTTTGCCAAGAAACCggaaaataaaacagaaacagaaaaataaaacaatctGCAGATGTGGGGAAAACTCCCAAAAATACattgtgaaaaattttgtGCAAAAAGACATATTACCATATACAATTGAAAATATCTACTTTGTAAGAAAATATTTGGCCAAAATGTAGAAGCAAAGTGACAGGCGACAGGCGAGTAAGCATGACATTTTCTACAACTATTTCGCTATGTATCTCTGTGTTTATATATCTGTGGGTATATataaaatctatatatatgtctgtatgtatgtacttaccGATCTGGCACCCGATGTGATGCGAGCACTTTGGGATCGCGTGGCCGGCCGGCGACGACGATAACCCGGAGTACCGCCCTCCGGTGTGGCGCTGCCCGAAACGGAGGGCATATTGTGAATGACCGTCTCAATGCTGGCCCCAGTGGCACAGATGGAGGCGCTGCGTGTCTTCTTTTGCATGCGATGGTGCATGGGGGAGATGTCGTCGACCATTTTGTGG encodes:
- the LOC6640999 gene encoding uncharacterized protein LOC6640999, with the translated sequence MDTKYPRKVKVLVKMLSSSSLNHLSIKESEIRPAIVELQQGQDLQSSVLRDLLRIEEDFNVYYSIWLKEMEIQREAADKLWHLTQHYLIFMQLDTNCKCPQNYAIESEEMIITKYHYNYQVIMNSNKTLGIAVAEIRPDLLEFRKTCQQLDMKAETPFIMGDTFHKPIQFFIDLVEELFSFFHAGYLKLDCVLRQMDPLELSSVETYQKLLAPCEEFEEYMKHNLSYCRCLCLPPKCRHLLPKARLTDPVEYARRAKKKRCAHRLVRIMKKGIVEDEIDLPITGSHLNPGLATQMARHEQLMSNIFLAFTPSQANRRTLASQIPVQQ